The Nocardioides campestrisoli genome includes a window with the following:
- a CDS encoding lysophospholipid acyltransferase family protein — MLYSALHRVVPPVARALWRPEVSGLEHVPASGGVILASNHLSFVDSVVIPCVVPRRVVFLAKSDYFEGTGLKGAVSRAWFEALGMLPVDRDDSRAAIDSLDTALAVLRRGEAFGIYPEGTRSRDGRLYRGRTGVAHLALTAGVPVVPVGLRGTEQIQPVGSRVPRLARISVRFGPPMDFRGADEGVPVGRARRQVTDAVMAEVARLSGQPEAGVYNDRAPDA, encoded by the coding sequence ATGCTCTACTCCGCCCTGCATCGTGTCGTGCCACCGGTCGCCCGGGCGCTGTGGCGGCCGGAGGTCTCCGGTCTGGAGCACGTGCCGGCCAGCGGGGGAGTGATCCTGGCCAGCAACCACCTCAGCTTCGTCGACAGCGTGGTCATCCCGTGCGTCGTGCCGCGCCGGGTGGTCTTCCTGGCCAAGTCGGACTACTTCGAGGGCACCGGGCTCAAGGGCGCGGTCAGCCGGGCCTGGTTCGAGGCGCTCGGCATGCTCCCGGTCGACCGCGACGACTCCCGCGCCGCGATCGACAGCCTGGACACCGCGCTGGCGGTCCTGCGCCGCGGGGAGGCCTTCGGCATCTACCCCGAGGGCACCCGCAGCCGCGACGGACGCCTCTACCGCGGCCGCACCGGGGTCGCCCACCTCGCGCTCACCGCGGGGGTGCCGGTGGTGCCGGTCGGGCTCCGCGGCACCGAGCAGATCCAGCCCGTCGGCTCCCGGGTGCCCCGGCTGGCCCGGATCTCGGTGCGGTTCGGGCCGCCGATGGACTTCCGCGGCGCCGACGAGGGGGTGCCCGTGGGCCGGGCCCGCCGGCAGGTCACGGACGCGGTGATGGCCGAGGTCGCTCGGCTCAGCGGCCAGCCGGAGGCGGGCGTCTACAACGACCGGGCGCCGGACGCCTGA